Proteins from a genomic interval of Croceicoccus naphthovorans:
- a CDS encoding autotransporter outer membrane beta-barrel domain-containing protein produces the protein MAIAAASPALGGTQAGIGQTTTQADVNSTLTISQIGDDFTFGVDDTGATAAANVNNVATGQVTQSASATGVGTGLGDANIVLTNDGSVTVQALAEASNAAGAATADADIQTGFLQVGIGAASATPVFDNNGSLAVTATATAVASDGADADAYVGTGIYQSANAGTMASATLNNPASSGIVISALADAAGSTADAYASIGDGIAQYAQGADAAANIVNDGALAITATANAAGTATTTGIDVDADAYINDGVYQSASASTGAATVSLSNTSSITLSAIADAVNTGGSADAYASVDSALSQGAYGGSAASAELTNASTGAIAVTATAHASGTSAEADAQNESAIYQYVTADVQGGTASASVTNDGAIDLTAAASATATGYADAEATVSDAVNQYVYAYGGASDASAVLTNNATLTIAADVTAAGASADAYASVDGGISQEASAFDSGTVLSGNAAVSLVNSSTGVLDFTADASANATASFADAYATVEDAIYQYARADGGDASASLTNDGALNVAANALGVSTGSSADATAYVDYGIEQEADGYLGGGASASFTNSATYNVTANAVATAAAYADAYASAYEAIYQDVYTTAGGDATADVANTGTINVAADATANGASAEATVYADYAISQNAYAGASGTMPGGNAAVSVTNASTGVISVTADAVANATASYADAYASNYDAIYQYARAYNGDASASVTNEGALDVTASAIAMSTGSSAEASAEVSYGISQNAYGYEGGSASASLTNSATYNFTGLAQATGAADAEADAEASTAVYQYVRTYEGGDATADVTNTGTITISADAAANGADADAEASVEYGFTQNVYAYDSGTTLGGSASASLTNASTGVISLSADAAANATASFADAYATAYEAVYQYARAEGGDASVSITNDGSFDITANALAVSTGSSADATAYNEYAFEQSARAYFGADASASIANSATINVTAAATATAAAYADAYVSAYNAIDQDVDSYDGGGNATADVTNTGSFIVSADAVANGASAEATAYNEYAIEQDADANNSGTVLSGDATISLTNASTGVISITADGAANATTSFADAYVSNYNAIDQDANAGGGNATVSVTNDGALDITANALAVSMGSSADATAYNEYAIEQDAYAYLGGNASASITNTATVNVTAVATASAANYADAYVSNYEAANQYAYAIGGGDASVSVTNSGTYNISADGVANGASAEATVYNEYAFSQTAYAYDSGTVLGGNASASLTNASTGVISVTANASASATTSYADAYVTNYEAIGQYVRAEGGDASVSVTNDGSLDVASNANAISGGSSAEATAYNEYAISQYAYAQQGGSAMATVSNTGTYNVLSSANAEGVNYAEAYATAYDAIYQSARSYGGDATADVTNSGSMTVAVDAAAVGSSAEATAYNEYAISQNAYAYSTGTTPSGNASVSLANASTGVISISADATANAATYEAEAYAYAYDGVYQYAYSQDGDASVALTNDGALSVAAVANAVGGTDANATATIESGIYQYAYAANGTATVDLTNTGSLDFSATAHAVAGTSGTNDSATAYATGTPVIDQYANGSTVALSNSGSISIVGAATATGDEYAQAVAEFTGVEQYSTGTDGSVSFSNSSDGMFDLAASATATADVADAYVFVQGAEQQVSVTSSAAVSFSNAGAFSVAGTANANGVTAASASAVAIGVTQEADGTAPAYSFANSGTFSVAAEANAVAATTATAYAFAGGYGICVSGASCTGPVSLTVSNSGAFSVTATATGGTTAEALGMYLGVNGTVEESLDGTVDNSGALEAFAIASGATGDVASATGLHMESGINNLTVTNSGTISASAQTTGGTSTANAVLVSDYGVVVPAGTETFTLNNDGGTIIARESVDGGASWTHGMAIDTSLAPNMSVINLSGDGYIYGDIDIAAADVINLTGGETGFDGVINPGMELEGTLNVMSGGTLYLIDEPTDNPSYDGQAAVNVDAFNLAAGATLALQMPNDATGTGSYPFVVANTADVTDATLEIRPSSSNGLYADSYTFEDVIDAGALTGQFADVVVSGGTPLLTFAASYDANDNVDLTMSRVAFDAIPGLTINQASVAGAIENVYSNALTGGFATMVGNLFTQDASTYISSLDQLTGAQYAGYLQSLSSLGGRFNNLLGQAGTCAAIAEDRDTCRSEGSGRIWGQANYGHVSKDGDVEASSYKANQYYIALGGDFNAGQDIVVGLGAAYVDNGLNFANYNGEVDADGFQIGAYAVYSPGNYYLKAVTSFTDLNGDSSRDVNVGTTAGTVVGSPDARIWAFTAEGGYDLPMGTSILTPYLGLDYTAAKLKSFTETGVDGANLDVAGGTQNRAATRLGVKWTGNFGDVVPQLDLGWRHQFGDNRADFAAAFDGVTASDFSIISQTEKKDQALVGASISGQLGGNVGFRIRYQGQFNGDVDNHSGGITLFVPLGGK, from the coding sequence ATGGCGATTGCCGCGGCATCGCCAGCTCTGGGCGGAACTCAGGCTGGCATTGGTCAGACAACCACTCAGGCAGACGTCAACTCGACACTGACAATCAGTCAGATCGGCGATGATTTCACTTTCGGTGTGGATGATACGGGTGCAACGGCAGCTGCAAACGTCAATAACGTTGCAACTGGTCAGGTCACCCAATCTGCCTCCGCCACAGGAGTGGGCACGGGGCTGGGTGACGCCAATATCGTTTTGACCAATGACGGTTCTGTGACGGTTCAGGCTCTTGCGGAGGCAAGCAATGCTGCTGGCGCTGCGACTGCAGATGCCGATATTCAGACCGGTTTCCTTCAGGTCGGCATTGGTGCTGCGAGTGCGACCCCGGTATTCGACAATAATGGCAGCCTGGCTGTCACGGCGACGGCCACGGCCGTTGCGTCTGATGGCGCTGATGCCGATGCTTATGTTGGTACAGGCATCTATCAGTCGGCCAATGCGGGCACGATGGCCAGCGCTACGCTCAACAACCCTGCTTCATCCGGTATCGTCATTTCGGCGCTCGCTGACGCTGCGGGCAGCACGGCTGATGCTTACGCGTCAATTGGGGATGGTATTGCTCAATACGCGCAGGGTGCAGATGCGGCGGCAAACATCGTCAATGACGGTGCGTTGGCCATAACTGCAACTGCAAATGCGGCGGGTACGGCAACGACCACGGGTATCGATGTTGATGCTGACGCTTATATAAATGACGGGGTATACCAGTCGGCCAGCGCTTCGACTGGTGCTGCCACGGTCAGCCTGTCAAACACCTCTTCAATCACATTGTCTGCCATTGCTGATGCTGTGAATACAGGTGGCTCGGCAGATGCCTATGCGTCTGTAGACAGCGCCCTGTCTCAGGGGGCCTATGGTGGTTCTGCGGCCAGTGCTGAGCTGACAAATGCGTCCACCGGTGCGATTGCCGTTACTGCAACTGCGCATGCATCGGGCACCAGTGCTGAGGCCGACGCTCAGAATGAATCTGCAATTTATCAATATGTGACCGCGGATGTTCAGGGTGGGACCGCCTCTGCTTCTGTAACCAATGATGGTGCGATTGATCTGACGGCTGCCGCTTCGGCCACGGCAACGGGATATGCGGATGCTGAGGCTACAGTTTCTGATGCCGTCAACCAATATGTTTACGCCTATGGTGGTGCGAGTGATGCCTCGGCTGTTCTCACGAATAATGCCACATTGACCATCGCTGCCGATGTCACTGCTGCTGGCGCGAGTGCAGATGCCTATGCATCTGTTGATGGCGGCATTTCGCAGGAGGCTAGCGCGTTTGACTCCGGCACCGTCCTCAGCGGAAATGCTGCTGTGTCGCTGGTCAATTCTTCGACCGGCGTTCTGGACTTCACTGCTGATGCATCGGCCAATGCAACGGCATCCTTTGCGGACGCCTATGCAACCGTAGAAGATGCGATTTATCAATATGCCCGCGCGGATGGTGGCGATGCATCTGCCAGCCTGACGAATGATGGTGCGCTGAACGTCGCGGCCAATGCCCTGGGTGTGTCCACCGGTAGCTCTGCTGATGCAACAGCCTATGTCGATTACGGCATCGAGCAGGAAGCTGATGGCTATCTGGGTGGGGGTGCTTCAGCGTCGTTCACCAACTCGGCTACCTACAATGTCACGGCGAACGCCGTGGCTACGGCGGCTGCCTATGCTGATGCTTACGCCTCTGCCTATGAAGCCATCTATCAGGATGTTTACACTACGGCGGGCGGTGATGCGACAGCGGATGTGGCCAATACCGGCACGATCAATGTCGCGGCTGATGCGACTGCCAACGGTGCCTCGGCCGAAGCGACGGTCTACGCGGATTATGCAATTTCGCAAAACGCTTATGCTGGCGCTTCGGGCACGATGCCGGGCGGTAACGCTGCCGTTTCGGTGACCAATGCCTCGACCGGCGTGATCAGCGTTACGGCAGATGCTGTCGCCAATGCGACGGCATCTTATGCTGATGCCTATGCCTCCAACTATGATGCCATCTATCAGTATGCGCGTGCATATAATGGTGACGCATCGGCCAGCGTAACCAATGAAGGTGCGCTGGATGTCACGGCAAGTGCCATTGCTATGTCAACCGGCAGTTCGGCTGAAGCATCGGCTGAAGTTTCCTACGGCATCTCGCAGAATGCATATGGCTATGAGGGTGGCAGTGCCTCGGCATCGCTCACCAACAGCGCGACCTATAATTTCACTGGCCTGGCGCAAGCGACCGGCGCTGCTGATGCAGAGGCGGATGCAGAGGCCAGCACGGCTGTCTATCAATATGTCCGCACCTATGAAGGCGGCGATGCCACGGCTGATGTGACCAATACCGGGACCATCACGATTTCTGCAGATGCGGCGGCGAATGGCGCCGATGCGGATGCCGAGGCAAGCGTTGAATATGGCTTTACGCAGAACGTTTATGCCTATGATTCCGGTACAACGCTGGGTGGCAGCGCGTCTGCATCGCTCACCAACGCGTCGACTGGCGTCATTAGCCTTTCGGCAGATGCTGCGGCCAATGCGACGGCATCTTTCGCAGATGCTTATGCGACGGCTTACGAAGCGGTGTATCAATATGCGCGGGCCGAAGGTGGCGATGCATCGGTTAGCATTACGAATGATGGCAGCTTTGACATCACGGCCAATGCACTTGCTGTGTCCACGGGCAGCTCTGCGGACGCAACGGCTTACAATGAATATGCATTCGAGCAGTCTGCTCGCGCCTATTTTGGTGCGGATGCGTCTGCTTCGATTGCAAACTCGGCTACGATCAATGTCACCGCAGCGGCCACGGCTACCGCGGCTGCCTATGCTGACGCCTATGTCAGTGCATACAATGCGATCGATCAGGATGTGGATTCCTACGATGGCGGTGGCAATGCCACGGCAGATGTAACCAATACGGGCAGCTTTATTGTCTCGGCAGATGCTGTTGCCAATGGTGCCTCTGCTGAAGCTACCGCCTACAATGAATATGCCATCGAGCAGGATGCCGATGCCAACAATTCAGGCACGGTGCTGAGCGGTGATGCCACGATTTCGCTGACCAATGCTTCAACCGGTGTGATCAGCATCACGGCGGATGGTGCGGCCAATGCGACCACATCCTTTGCTGATGCATATGTTTCCAACTATAACGCGATCGACCAGGATGCGAATGCGGGTGGTGGCAATGCCACTGTCAGTGTCACCAATGACGGCGCGCTGGACATCACGGCCAATGCTCTGGCTGTGTCGATGGGCAGCTCTGCCGATGCAACGGCATATAATGAGTATGCTATCGAGCAGGATGCATACGCCTATCTGGGCGGCAATGCCTCGGCTTCGATCACGAACACGGCGACTGTGAATGTTACCGCGGTGGCCACTGCATCTGCGGCTAATTACGCTGATGCCTATGTCTCCAACTATGAGGCTGCCAATCAATATGCCTACGCCATTGGCGGGGGCGACGCTTCCGTTTCTGTAACGAATAGCGGCACCTACAATATCTCCGCAGATGGCGTAGCAAATGGCGCCAGCGCAGAAGCGACCGTGTATAATGAATATGCCTTCAGCCAGACGGCCTATGCATATGACTCAGGCACGGTTCTCGGCGGCAATGCCTCGGCTTCGCTGACCAATGCTTCTACTGGTGTGATCAGTGTCACGGCCAATGCCTCGGCCAGTGCCACAACATCCTATGCTGATGCATATGTCACCAATTACGAAGCTATCGGGCAATATGTCCGCGCTGAAGGTGGTGATGCCTCTGTCAGCGTTACCAATGATGGCAGCCTGGATGTTGCATCCAATGCAAATGCCATTTCAGGCGGCAGTTCGGCTGAAGCGACGGCGTATAATGAATACGCTATCTCGCAATATGCCTATGCCCAGCAGGGTGGCAGTGCGATGGCGACAGTGTCGAATACCGGCACTTACAATGTCCTGTCCTCGGCTAACGCTGAAGGTGTGAACTACGCTGAAGCATATGCCACCGCCTATGACGCAATTTATCAGTCCGCCCGCTCTTATGGTGGCGATGCGACCGCTGATGTGACCAATAGCGGGTCGATGACTGTTGCGGTGGATGCAGCTGCCGTCGGTTCGAGCGCTGAAGCGACTGCATATAATGAATATGCGATCAGCCAGAATGCCTATGCTTACAGTACCGGCACGACGCCGAGCGGTAATGCTTCAGTTTCTCTGGCGAATGCTTCGACCGGTGTGATCAGCATTTCGGCTGATGCTACGGCCAATGCAGCTACCTATGAAGCAGAGGCCTATGCTTACGCATATGATGGCGTGTATCAGTACGCTTATTCGCAAGATGGCGATGCTTCGGTCGCATTGACCAATGACGGTGCACTCAGCGTTGCTGCAGTGGCCAACGCCGTTGGTGGTACGGATGCGAACGCCACGGCGACTATCGAATCCGGCATCTATCAATATGCCTATGCTGCGAATGGTACGGCCACGGTCGATTTGACCAACACTGGCTCGCTCGATTTCTCAGCAACGGCTCACGCGGTTGCAGGAACCTCTGGCACCAATGATAGTGCAACTGCCTATGCTACGGGCACGCCGGTAATCGATCAGTATGCCAATGGGTCAACCGTTGCGCTCAGCAACTCGGGTTCCATCAGCATTGTTGGTGCCGCGACGGCTACCGGTGATGAATATGCTCAGGCAGTTGCAGAATTCACTGGCGTTGAGCAGTACTCGACCGGCACTGACGGTTCTGTATCGTTCTCGAACAGTTCGGATGGCATGTTTGACCTGGCTGCTTCGGCAACGGCTACGGCTGATGTTGCAGATGCATATGTCTTCGTGCAGGGCGCGGAACAGCAGGTGTCGGTAACTTCATCTGCTGCGGTCAGCTTCAGCAATGCGGGGGCCTTCTCCGTGGCTGGAACAGCCAATGCAAATGGCGTGACCGCTGCAAGTGCAAGCGCCGTTGCAATCGGTGTAACGCAAGAGGCTGACGGTACGGCGCCAGCATACAGCTTTGCCAATAGCGGCACCTTCTCGGTCGCTGCTGAAGCCAACGCTGTGGCGGCTACAACCGCTACCGCTTATGCATTTGCTGGTGGTTACGGTATCTGTGTTTCGGGCGCGAGCTGCACGGGGCCGGTAAGCCTGACGGTTTCCAACTCGGGTGCGTTCTCGGTCACTGCCACTGCAACCGGCGGCACCACTGCCGAAGCACTGGGCATGTATCTGGGCGTGAACGGCACCGTGGAGGAATCGCTCGACGGTACGGTTGATAACAGCGGAGCGCTGGAAGCCTTCGCGATTGCCTCTGGCGCAACCGGCGATGTCGCCAGCGCAACCGGCCTCCACATGGAATCGGGTATCAACAATCTGACCGTGACCAATTCGGGCACGATCAGCGCATCGGCCCAGACGACAGGTGGAACTTCAACCGCCAACGCTGTTTTGGTGAGCGACTATGGTGTGGTTGTACCGGCTGGCACTGAAACCTTCACGTTGAACAATGATGGCGGCACGATCATCGCCCGTGAAAGCGTGGATGGCGGTGCAAGCTGGACGCATGGCATGGCGATCGACACCAGTCTGGCGCCGAATATGTCGGTTATTAATCTGTCCGGTGACGGTTACATCTACGGCGATATCGATATTGCCGCGGCAGATGTGATCAACCTGACGGGTGGCGAAACCGGCTTTGACGGCGTCATCAATCCGGGCATGGAACTGGAAGGTACTCTGAATGTCATGAGCGGCGGTACGCTTTATCTGATCGATGAGCCTACCGATAATCCGTCCTATGACGGCCAGGCCGCTGTCAATGTGGATGCTTTCAATCTTGCGGCAGGCGCTACCCTTGCGCTCCAGATGCCGAATGACGCAACCGGTACGGGCAGCTATCCCTTCGTGGTCGCGAATACTGCGGACGTCACGGATGCGACGCTGGAAATTCGTCCTTCGAGTTCCAACGGCCTGTATGCCGACAGCTACACATTTGAAGACGTTATCGATGCTGGCGCGTTGACGGGCCAGTTCGCGGATGTTGTGGTTTCCGGCGGCACGCCGTTGCTGACCTTCGCAGCATCCTATGACGCCAATGATAATGTCGATCTTACGATGTCACGCGTCGCATTCGATGCGATCCCGGGGCTCACGATCAACCAGGCATCGGTCGCTGGCGCTATTGAAAACGTCTACTCGAATGCTCTGACTGGCGGGTTCGCGACGATGGTTGGGAACCTGTTCACTCAGGATGCTTCAACCTACATCTCGTCACTGGATCAACTGACTGGTGCGCAATATGCAGGTTATCTGCAGTCACTGTCTTCACTGGGCGGACGTTTCAACAATCTGCTTGGTCAGGCCGGTACTTGCGCAGCCATTGCCGAGGATCGGGACACCTGCCGTAGTGAAGGTAGCGGCCGTATCTGGGGCCAGGCCAATTACGGCCATGTGAGCAAGGATGGCGACGTCGAAGCATCCAGCTACAAGGCCAACCAGTATTACATTGCACTGGGTGGTGACTTTAACGCTGGGCAGGATATCGTGGTCGGCCTTGGCGCTGCCTATGTCGATAACGGTCTGAACTTCGCCAACTATAACGGTGAAGTTGACGCTGACGGCTTCCAGATTGGTGCCTACGCCGTGTACAGCCCGGGTAACTACTACCTCAAGGCTGTGACCAGCTTCACGGATCTGAACGGTGACTCCTCACGCGATGTGAACGTCGGAACCACCGCTGGTACAGTGGTTGGTTCGCCGGATGCGCGTATCTGGGCATTCACTGCAGAAGGTGGCTATGACCTTCCCATGGGCACCTCCATCCTGACGCCTTATCTGGGCCTGGATTATACCGCTGCGAAGCTGAAGAGCTTCACGGAAACCGGTGTTGACGGTGCGAACCTGGATGTTGCTGGTGGAACGCAGAACCGCGCCGCGACCCGCCTGGGCGTCAAGTGGACCGGCAACTTCGGTGATGTTGTTCCGCAGCTGGATCTTGGCTGGCGTCACCAGTTCGGTGATAACCGTGCTGACTTTGCCGCCGCGTTTGATGGTGTTACAGCAAGCGACTTTTCCATCATCTCCCAGACTGAGAAGAAGGACCAGGCTCTGGTTGGCGCTTCGATCAGCGGGCAGCTTGGCGGCAATGTCGGCTTCCGGATTCGCTATCAGGGTCAGTTCAACGGAGATGTTGATAATCACAGCGGTGGTATCACACTGTTCGTCCCGCTGGGCGGCAAGTGA
- a CDS encoding tetratricopeptide repeat-containing sulfotransferase family protein: MSLKNETVTDQMIQKVQQGSLNMTEGQAIAMAGELFGRGKYGQAEKVCRQIIQHRPSHADAHNILGVTLNAQGKAKEGIASIRRAIKLAPKIGSYHANLGEILRKNDKLPDALITLMEAVKIDPKNAQAFNNLGIVRYERKEYDAAVASYRSALEINPKFPEAYNNLGNSLRMQGDQEEALSAYQQAIALREVYPEAYNNLGTLLREQKKIDQAEHALKKAIQQNPGYIEAYNNLAAVHHLEGKDVDALRQLAEALRINPRNAASLVLTARIQLKRANYEACEKACRIVLHDDPSNAEALTVLGQLLHDLDRYEQALQVLEKSIELEPDNAEARSFYGVVLKSVGRMDEAREEILKALELNDTLYAAYANLNDLVDFAEEKELFDRIEATMEAIEDQTADRVLPLHYAYAKALDDVGQHEKALEHYVAGGKLKRASLNYDEKESAAFLENIKKTFNAEMFANRPFKGISNDKLIFIVGMPRSGSTLVEQIISSHPDVFGAGEVKYLSNAVHLLRDRFPGLSRYPEIVGELNEGQFEILADSYLSKISQSAGDAKKITDKLLTNYFFVGLIHLLYPEAKIINTRRDSADNCLSAFTKLFKDDMPHSYDLGELGRYYMRYEGLMDHWTKVLPEGVMHTVVYEDVVNNTEPTVRELIEFSGLGWDDACLEFHRSKRPVKTASVAQVRKPIYKSAVERWRRYGAGLQPLLEALGRA; the protein is encoded by the coding sequence ATGTCGCTGAAGAATGAAACCGTTACAGATCAGATGATTCAAAAAGTTCAGCAAGGTTCGCTGAATATGACTGAAGGTCAGGCCATTGCGATGGCGGGAGAGCTCTTCGGTCGCGGGAAATATGGGCAGGCCGAAAAGGTTTGCCGGCAAATCATTCAGCACCGGCCGTCGCACGCAGATGCGCATAACATCCTTGGCGTAACGTTGAATGCGCAGGGAAAAGCCAAGGAAGGTATTGCAAGCATCCGCCGCGCGATCAAACTCGCGCCGAAAATTGGCAGCTATCATGCCAATCTGGGCGAAATACTGCGTAAGAACGATAAGCTGCCCGATGCGCTCATAACTCTGATGGAAGCCGTCAAAATCGATCCGAAGAATGCGCAGGCGTTCAACAATCTCGGGATCGTTCGGTATGAGCGGAAGGAATATGACGCCGCGGTTGCATCCTATCGCAGTGCTCTCGAGATCAACCCGAAATTCCCCGAAGCATATAACAATCTGGGTAATTCGCTGCGTATGCAGGGCGACCAAGAGGAAGCTCTGTCTGCCTATCAGCAGGCCATTGCTCTTCGTGAAGTTTACCCTGAAGCATATAACAATCTGGGGACTTTGCTACGCGAGCAAAAAAAGATTGATCAGGCCGAACACGCGCTGAAGAAAGCGATTCAGCAAAATCCGGGTTACATTGAGGCCTATAACAATCTGGCGGCTGTGCACCATCTTGAAGGGAAGGATGTTGATGCATTGCGCCAGTTGGCGGAAGCCCTGCGCATCAATCCGCGCAATGCGGCCAGCCTGGTCTTGACCGCACGCATCCAGTTGAAGCGCGCCAATTACGAAGCATGTGAGAAAGCATGTCGGATCGTCCTGCATGATGATCCGTCAAATGCGGAGGCACTGACTGTTTTAGGGCAGTTGCTGCATGATCTGGATCGATATGAACAGGCGCTGCAGGTGCTTGAAAAATCGATCGAACTGGAACCGGATAATGCCGAGGCCAGAAGTTTCTACGGCGTCGTTTTGAAGTCGGTTGGTCGCATGGATGAGGCGCGCGAAGAGATTTTGAAAGCGCTGGAACTCAACGACACACTTTATGCGGCATATGCGAACCTGAACGACCTGGTTGATTTTGCGGAAGAAAAGGAACTTTTTGACCGCATTGAAGCCACGATGGAGGCGATTGAAGATCAGACTGCGGACAGGGTTCTGCCGCTGCACTATGCCTACGCAAAGGCGCTGGACGATGTTGGCCAGCATGAAAAGGCGCTGGAACATTATGTTGCGGGTGGGAAGCTGAAGCGTGCGTCTCTCAATTACGATGAAAAGGAATCCGCTGCGTTCCTTGAAAACATCAAAAAGACATTCAACGCAGAGATGTTCGCCAACCGCCCCTTCAAGGGAATATCCAATGATAAATTGATATTTATCGTCGGGATGCCCCGTTCCGGCTCGACCCTGGTTGAGCAGATAATTTCCAGCCATCCGGATGTTTTCGGCGCGGGTGAGGTCAAATATCTCAGCAATGCCGTTCACCTTCTGCGGGACCGCTTCCCCGGTCTGTCGCGTTATCCCGAGATCGTTGGGGAGCTGAATGAAGGACAGTTTGAGATCCTGGCGGATTCCTATCTGTCGAAGATTTCTCAATCGGCAGGCGATGCGAAGAAAATCACTGATAAATTGTTGACCAATTACTTCTTTGTCGGACTGATCCACCTTCTTTATCCAGAAGCCAAGATCATCAATACGCGGCGGGATTCTGCTGATAACTGCCTTTCGGCATTCACCAAATTGTTCAAGGACGACATGCCGCACAGCTATGACCTTGGCGAGCTGGGGCGGTATTATATGCGGTATGAAGGCCTGATGGACCATTGGACCAAGGTTCTTCCGGAGGGTGTTATGCATACTGTTGTGTACGAAGATGTGGTGAACAACACTGAACCGACAGTACGTGAGTTGATCGAATTTTCCGGCCTTGGCTGGGATGACGCTTGTCTTGAGTTCCACCGATCAAAACGTCCGGTCAAAACTGCCAGCGTCGCCCAGGTGCGCAAGCCAATCTACAAATCTGCGGTTGAGCGCTGGCGCCGATATGGGGCGGGATTGCAGCCGCTTCTTGAAGCGTTGGGCAGGGCGTAA